GGGTGAGGCCGTGGTCGCCGGTCGTCGCCCAAGGCTCCAGAATCTCCATCCCCGGCGTCTTCGTGGCGACGAGGACGTTCTTGCGGATCTTGTCCTCCGCGCGCCCCATCCCCGTCTCGGAGACGGCGTCGGCCGCGAGCGTCCCGGCCGCGTCGCAGGCGGCCTTTCGCATCGCATCGATCATGACTCGTCGGACTTCGAGGGAGAGAGAGGCGAGCGCGTCGAACCCTCGGCGCGCCTCGAGGATGGCGCGGTCCAGATCGTCGAAGATCCCGGACTCCGAGCGCCGCGCGGCGCGTGGTTCCTGCGCGCGCGGCGTCTCTCCGAGCTTCTCCAACACGCGGTCGACGATCGCGTCGATGTAGGGGTTGTCGTTCGGCACCGGATCAGCCGTTCTTCCGGAAGGTGATCGCCCCTCCCACCTCGACCGTGTCGATGATCCCCACGATGACGGCGTCCACGGGGCGGTTCTCGGTCGCCGGAGTGAGGCGCGCGCTCGACCCCTGCGTGCAGAGGACGACCTCCCCCTCGCCCGCTCCTACCGAGTCGGCCGCGACGATCGCGGAGCCGGACGCCTTTCCGTCGGGTTCGAGGATGCGGACCACGAGGAGCTTCAGCCCCTCGAGCTTCTCGTCCTTGCGGGTCGCGACGACCGTCCCCTCGACCCTTCCAAGAACCACGCGCCTCTCCTCTCCGAAGCGGGACTACTTCGAGTCGGGCTCGGTCTTCCCGATCGGAAGAACCTCCTCCAGGTTCTGGTGCGGTCTCGGGATCACGTGGACCGATACCAGCTCTCCGACCCGGCTCGCC
This region of Candidatus Eisenbacteria bacterium genomic DNA includes:
- a CDS encoding EutN/CcmL family microcompartment protein, translated to MVLGRVEGTVVATRKDEKLEGLKLLVVRILEPDGKASGSAIVAADSVGAGEGEVVLCTQGSSARLTPATENRPVDAVIVGIIDTVEVGGAITFRKNG